One part of the Gemmatimonadota bacterium genome encodes these proteins:
- the cysK gene encoding cysteine synthase A, producing MTATGIDRFIGRTPLVQLERVVEAGMAEVWVKVEGTNPGGSIKDRPALSMIEDAEARGLLRSGATVVEATSGNMGIGLAQVCAARGYRLVLCLPSSMSMERKRTLQAYGAELVLTDPELRMIAARAEAERIRDERGAWLPDQFANPANPLAHYRGTAPELWEGLDGRLDAFVYGSGTGGTISGVGRFLKERRPQIQVIAVEPARSAVLSGEPRGAHRFQGMGPGFVPPNLDRTVLDRVVKAWEEDAFPLARRLASEEGLFVGMSSGAIVHTALQVARELGPGHRVACIAPDSGARYLTTSLFGEDGG from the coding sequence TTGACGGCCACCGGCATCGATCGCTTCATCGGGCGTACGCCGCTCGTCCAGCTCGAGCGGGTGGTCGAAGCCGGCATGGCCGAGGTGTGGGTCAAGGTGGAGGGCACCAACCCGGGCGGCTCCATCAAGGACCGGCCCGCCCTGTCCATGATCGAGGATGCGGAGGCGCGCGGACTGCTCCGGTCCGGAGCCACCGTGGTGGAGGCCACCTCGGGCAACATGGGCATCGGGCTCGCGCAGGTCTGCGCCGCCCGCGGCTACCGGCTGGTGCTCTGTCTTCCCTCCTCCATGAGCATGGAGCGCAAGCGCACGCTGCAGGCGTACGGAGCCGAGCTGGTGCTCACGGATCCGGAGCTGCGCATGATCGCGGCGCGCGCGGAGGCCGAGCGCATCCGCGACGAGCGCGGCGCCTGGCTGCCCGACCAGTTCGCCAACCCCGCGAACCCGCTGGCCCACTACCGCGGCACGGCCCCGGAGCTGTGGGAGGGGCTGGACGGGCGCCTCGACGCCTTCGTCTACGGGAGCGGCACGGGCGGGACGATCAGCGGTGTGGGCCGCTTCCTCAAGGAGCGCCGGCCGCAGATCCAGGTGATCGCCGTGGAGCCCGCGCGGTCCGCGGTGCTGTCCGGAGAGCCTCGGGGTGCGCACCGCTTCCAGGGCATGGGACCCGGCTTCGTGCCTCCCAACCTCGATCGTACGGTCCTCGACCGGGTCGTGAAGGCGTGGGAGGAGGACGCGTTCCCGCTGGCGCGACGCCTCGCGTCCGAGGAAGGACTGTTCGTGGGCATGAGCAGCGGTGCCATCGTGCACACCGCCCTGCAGGTGGCGCGCGAGCTGGGGCCCGGACACCGCGTGGCCTGCATCGCGCCCGACTCCGGCGCGCGCTACCTCACGACGTCGTTGTTCGGCGAGGACGGCGGCTAG
- a CDS encoding saccharopine dehydrogenase C-terminal domain-containing protein codes for MKIVVLGAGRVGGAIVRDLSSEGSFSLSVVDLDPLALERLEGFGVTSSLADLSNPDGVAEAVDGADLVVGAVPGFMGYQTVEVVLEQGKPVVDISFFAEDAYGLDGLARDKGVPCLVDCGVAPGLTNLILGRLEEALEETHSFRAYIGGLPVERAWPWEYKAPFSPRDVIQEYVRPARLRRNGQALTLPALSEVELVDFPGLGTLEAFNTDGLRSLLDTCRTPDMVEKTIRYPGHAEKMRMLRDAGFFEDREILAPSGMVRPRDVTETLLFDAWQFEEGEPDLTVGRFTVEGRQNGKHVRHTYNLLDYYNPETETSSMARTTGYTCAAMVRLVAGGMWTEPGVAAPEVVGRRADCFEFVLEHLKSRRVGLFHHLEELD; via the coding sequence GTGAAGATCGTCGTGCTGGGTGCCGGGCGCGTGGGTGGGGCCATCGTCCGCGATCTCTCGTCCGAAGGGAGCTTCTCGCTCTCCGTGGTGGACCTGGATCCGCTCGCCCTGGAGCGCCTGGAGGGATTCGGGGTCACGTCCAGCCTGGCCGACCTCTCCAATCCGGACGGGGTGGCCGAAGCGGTCGACGGCGCGGACCTGGTCGTGGGTGCCGTCCCGGGCTTCATGGGCTATCAGACCGTCGAGGTCGTGCTGGAGCAGGGCAAGCCCGTCGTGGACATCTCGTTCTTCGCAGAGGACGCCTACGGGCTGGACGGCCTGGCGCGCGACAAGGGCGTGCCCTGCCTCGTCGACTGCGGCGTCGCGCCCGGACTGACCAACCTGATCCTGGGGCGGCTCGAGGAGGCGCTCGAGGAGACCCACAGCTTCCGTGCGTACATCGGCGGGCTGCCGGTGGAGCGTGCCTGGCCGTGGGAGTACAAGGCGCCGTTCTCACCCCGCGACGTGATCCAGGAGTACGTGCGGCCCGCGCGTCTGCGCCGGAACGGGCAGGCGCTCACGCTGCCCGCCCTGTCCGAGGTGGAGCTGGTGGACTTCCCCGGCCTCGGCACGCTGGAGGCGTTCAACACGGACGGCCTGCGCTCCCTCCTGGACACGTGCCGCACGCCGGACATGGTGGAGAAGACCATCCGCTATCCTGGCCATGCGGAGAAGATGCGCATGCTGCGCGACGCCGGATTCTTCGAGGACCGCGAGATCCTCGCGCCCTCCGGCATGGTGCGGCCGCGGGACGTGACCGAGACGCTGCTGTTCGATGCGTGGCAGTTCGAGGAGGGAGAGCCCGATCTGACGGTGGGCCGCTTCACCGTCGAGGGCCGGCAGAACGGAAAGCACGTCCGCCACACGTACAACCTGCTGGACTACTACAACCCGGAGACGGAAACGTCCTCCATGGCGCGCACCACCGGGTACACGTGCGCGGCCATGGTGCGGCTGGTCGCCGGCGGCATGTGGACGGAGCCGGGCGTGGCGGCGCCCGAGGTCGTGGGGCGTCGCGCCGACTGCTTCGAGTTCGTGCTCGAGCACCTCAAGTCGCGGCGGGTAGGGCTCTTCCACCACCTGGAGGAGCTGGATTAG
- a CDS encoding pyridoxal-dependent decarboxylase, giving the protein MHQDDLRFLQPLFLGPAAENADLLESLLLEFLRDHTYWRRNFHPDDGLRISADAHFRPDFLETRARTRAALHELSAALKRAVPFFHPRYVGHMSADLLLPGLVAKLVTTLYNPNNVSEEAAPVTLDMELAAGRDLARMFGYSVDESCEPCAWGHLTSGGTVANYEALWNFRSVKFYGVALREGARRVGWDAEGVGPARKPLSAYSTWELLNLSIDDTIALRRAVASRLEAEGSRKGFHAFAHAVRHERIEHLGTAGFFQKHAEVPPPRVLVSSSAHYSWAKGMKALGFGTANLVRIRVDDHMRMDPGHLDEELRAACEAQAPVLAVVGMLGTTEFGTVDPIHRIVEARTRCRAERGFDFGIHVDGAWGGYLTAVFRCPDGSLATRAEAGEGLRYFPGETLYSAFAALPEVDSITVDPHKLGYVPYPAGAFVARNREVVDFIAQEAAYVFDLGDQEHPVSRSESLRKLGQYILEGSKPGAAAAAVHVTHQVLPLDRDGLGRVLRETIRACEVFWDAARAAGERLSDRVRLIVPFEPDSNLICLALNPVGNRDLAALNRFGRRVFAHMKVEPDRPVQTIDFIGSYTSLTRDTLPGAEALRILEALGVDPDTFVQVPEDAERESDHLFILRHTLMNPWLLDGPGGRSYVDLYLEWLERVIDEVLEEEMWR; this is encoded by the coding sequence ATGCACCAGGACGATCTGCGCTTCCTCCAGCCGCTCTTCCTCGGCCCCGCGGCCGAGAACGCCGACCTGCTGGAGAGCCTCCTGCTCGAGTTCCTGCGCGACCATACGTACTGGCGTCGCAACTTCCATCCGGACGACGGCCTGCGCATCTCCGCCGACGCACACTTCCGGCCCGACTTCCTGGAGACGCGGGCCCGGACCCGTGCGGCGTTGCACGAGCTGTCCGCCGCCCTCAAGCGCGCCGTGCCGTTCTTCCATCCGCGGTACGTGGGCCACATGAGCGCCGACCTGCTGCTGCCCGGCCTCGTGGCCAAGCTGGTCACCACGCTCTACAACCCCAACAACGTCTCGGAGGAGGCCGCGCCCGTCACGCTGGACATGGAGCTGGCCGCGGGTCGGGACCTGGCGCGCATGTTCGGCTACTCGGTGGACGAGTCGTGTGAGCCCTGCGCCTGGGGGCACCTGACGAGCGGCGGCACGGTGGCCAACTACGAGGCCCTGTGGAACTTCCGCTCGGTCAAGTTCTACGGGGTGGCGCTGCGCGAGGGCGCGCGGCGGGTGGGCTGGGACGCCGAGGGCGTGGGGCCGGCCCGCAAGCCGCTCTCCGCCTACAGCACGTGGGAGCTGCTCAACCTCTCCATCGACGACACCATCGCGCTGCGCCGGGCCGTCGCGAGCCGCCTCGAAGCGGAGGGCTCCCGGAAGGGATTCCACGCCTTCGCCCACGCCGTCCGCCACGAGCGGATCGAGCACCTCGGCACCGCCGGCTTCTTCCAGAAGCACGCGGAGGTGCCACCGCCGCGCGTGCTGGTCTCCAGCTCCGCCCACTACTCGTGGGCCAAGGGCATGAAGGCGCTCGGCTTCGGAACGGCCAACCTGGTGCGGATCCGGGTGGACGATCACATGCGCATGGATCCGGGCCACCTGGACGAAGAGCTCCGCGCGGCCTGCGAGGCCCAGGCCCCCGTGCTGGCGGTGGTGGGCATGCTCGGAACCACGGAGTTCGGCACGGTCGATCCCATCCACCGCATCGTGGAGGCACGCACACGCTGCCGCGCCGAGCGCGGCTTCGACTTCGGCATCCACGTGGACGGCGCCTGGGGTGGGTACCTCACGGCGGTCTTTCGCTGTCCCGACGGCTCGTTGGCCACGCGCGCCGAGGCCGGCGAGGGTCTGCGCTACTTCCCGGGCGAGACGCTCTATTCGGCCTTCGCGGCGCTCCCGGAGGTGGATTCGATCACGGTCGATCCGCACAAGCTCGGATACGTGCCGTATCCGGCCGGTGCGTTCGTGGCGCGCAACCGCGAGGTCGTGGATTTCATCGCGCAGGAGGCGGCCTACGTCTTCGACCTGGGCGACCAGGAGCATCCGGTCTCGCGCAGCGAGAGCCTGCGCAAGCTGGGCCAGTACATCCTGGAGGGATCCAAGCCCGGCGCGGCCGCGGCGGCTGTACACGTGACGCACCAGGTCCTGCCGCTGGACCGCGACGGCCTGGGGCGCGTGCTGCGCGAGACCATCCGCGCCTGCGAGGTCTTCTGGGACGCGGCCCGCGCCGCCGGCGAGCGGCTGTCCGATCGGGTGCGTCTGATCGTTCCGTTCGAGCCGGATTCCAATCTGATCTGCCTGGCGCTCAACCCGGTGGGCAACCGGGACCTGGCCGCCCTCAACCGCTTCGGTCGGCGCGTCTTCGCGCACATGAAGGTGGAACCCGACCGACCCGTGCAGACCATCGACTTCATCGGCTCCTACACGTCGCTCACGCGCGATACGCTCCCCGGCGCGGAGGCGCTCCGCATCCTGGAGGCCCTGGGCGTCGATCCCGACACCTTCGTGCAGGTGCCGGAGGATGCCGAGCGCGAGTCCGATCACCTCTTCATCCTGCGACACACGCTGATGAACCCGTGGCTGCTCGACGGACCGGGCGGGCGGAGCTACGTGGACCTCTATCTGGAGTGGCTCGAGCGCGTGATCGACGAGGTCCTGGAGGAGGAGATGTGGCGTTGA
- a CDS encoding RagB/SusD family nutrient uptake outer membrane protein, translated as MHNTTRRSTTQRRTSGALKTALALAVASTAACDSLLDVENPNNVVQEDLENATSVSALVNGALALASTSVADAALSTSVVSDELEFTGSQNWAAELNDGTITNPAGRSDALFNALAEARWLTDEAIKFAEEFAADLPDAQDQARAYLYSGIVYMTIADNFEDFAFSDRTVDGPPVGEANMHTVYDTAVERLNQAESLGTGDLKVAATALKARARWAQALWNKLNPQGSVPANPLVDDATANQLAEAALAAMPTADWTWDFAYSANSQTNPQGSWINSRQEFVVGPAYAQADGTGKRVDHITLEDPIDGGADLALQAKIDGFVTGFLYPSLTVVGAREMHLILAEAALAQGNTAEAVSRINQVRALKGASAYDPATHAPSVEEMLRHERRVNLFFQATRRIWDMYRFGETDASWGPASDAATLTGQVFVIGQNERVSNCYILGSCS; from the coding sequence ATGCACAACACGACTCGACGCTCGACGACGCAGCGGCGGACCTCCGGAGCCCTGAAGACGGCGCTCGCGCTGGCGGTCGCCTCCACGGCGGCCTGCGACTCCCTGCTGGATGTCGAGAACCCGAACAACGTCGTCCAGGAGGACCTGGAGAACGCCACGTCGGTCAGCGCGCTGGTCAACGGCGCACTGGCCCTGGCCTCCACCTCCGTGGCGGACGCCGCGCTCTCCACCTCCGTGGTGAGCGACGAGCTGGAGTTCACGGGCTCCCAGAACTGGGCGGCCGAGCTGAACGACGGCACCATCACCAACCCGGCGGGTCGCAGCGACGCGCTCTTCAACGCGCTCGCGGAGGCCCGCTGGCTGACGGACGAGGCGATCAAGTTCGCCGAGGAGTTCGCCGCCGATCTGCCGGATGCGCAGGATCAGGCCCGGGCGTACCTGTACTCGGGCATCGTCTACATGACGATCGCGGACAACTTCGAGGACTTCGCGTTCTCGGACCGCACCGTGGATGGTCCGCCGGTCGGTGAGGCGAACATGCACACGGTCTACGACACCGCGGTGGAGCGGCTGAACCAGGCGGAGTCGCTGGGCACCGGAGATCTGAAGGTGGCCGCGACCGCCCTCAAGGCGCGGGCGCGCTGGGCGCAGGCGCTCTGGAACAAGCTGAACCCGCAGGGTTCGGTGCCGGCGAATCCCCTGGTGGACGACGCCACCGCCAACCAGCTGGCGGAAGCGGCGCTGGCGGCCATGCCGACCGCGGACTGGACCTGGGACTTCGCCTACAGCGCGAATTCGCAGACCAATCCGCAAGGCTCCTGGATCAACTCCCGCCAGGAGTTCGTGGTGGGCCCGGCCTACGCCCAGGCGGACGGTACCGGCAAGCGGGTGGACCACATCACGTTGGAGGATCCCATCGACGGCGGGGCCGACCTGGCCCTCCAGGCCAAGATCGACGGCTTCGTGACGGGCTTCCTGTACCCGAGCCTGACGGTGGTCGGTGCGCGCGAGATGCACCTGATCCTGGCCGAAGCGGCGCTGGCCCAGGGCAACACGGCCGAGGCAGTGAGCCGGATCAATCAGGTGCGCGCGCTCAAAGGCGCGTCGGCGTACGATCCGGCCACGCACGCGCCCAGTGTCGAGGAGATGCTGCGGCACGAGCGACGCGTGAACCTGTTCTTCCAGGCCACGCGTCGGATCTGGGACATGTACCGCTTCGGCGAGACGGACGCCTCCTGGGGTCCGGCGTCGGACGCGGCCACGCTCACCGGGCAGGTCTTCGTGATCGGCCAGAACGAGCGCGTGTCCAACTGCTACATCCTGGGTAGCTGCTCGTAA
- a CDS encoding penicillin acylase family protein, translated as MKKLVLALALAAVACGGGPSADPEVRRWEERAQATTIVRDDWGIAHVRADTDANAVFGMIYAQAEDDFNRIEVNYLNAMGRLAEAEGESELWRDLRMKLFIDPAELQRLYGESPVWLQQLMDAWADGLNYYLHTHPDVQPRVLTRFEPWMALSFTEGSIGGDIERVSLGDLERFYGEGAGVPATAGTASGDGPDDGFPAEPTGSNGFAIAPSNSASGNALLWINPHTSFYFRAELQMTSAEGVNAYGAVTWGQFFVYQGFNETAGWMHTSSGADAIDEFAETIVERDGERFYVVGDEERPLRTTELTVPYRDGTGLTERTFTVYHTHRGPVIREEDGKWISIGLMNDPVQALTQSWSRTKARNFDEFKETMQLHTNSSNNTVFADAEGNIAYFHANFVPRRDPRFDWNAPVDGSDPATEWQGLHSVDESPLVLNPPNGWIQNTNNWPFSAAGPNSPRQEDFPAYMETFPENPRGINAVRVLQGKTDFTLESLRDAAFDPFLPAFVDLIPPLVRAWERLPTSDPLKDRLEGPIDALRDWDLTWSVESVPTSLAVFWGEELWSRIGRDARAAGMSQYDYMARRASDRERLEALATVVEQLETDFGAWATPWGDINRFQRLTGDIVQPFDDSQPSIPVGFTSSRWGSLAAYGVANYGDTKKIYGTRGNSFVAGVEFGDSVRAIAITAGGQSGDPASPHFDDQAERYTTGDLRTVYFYPNQLDGHTEREYRPGS; from the coding sequence ATGAAGAAGCTCGTCCTGGCGCTCGCGCTCGCCGCCGTCGCCTGCGGCGGTGGTCCGAGCGCCGATCCGGAGGTCCGTCGCTGGGAGGAGCGGGCCCAGGCCACCACCATCGTCCGCGACGACTGGGGGATCGCGCACGTGCGCGCCGACACGGACGCGAACGCCGTCTTCGGGATGATCTACGCCCAGGCCGAGGACGACTTCAACCGCATCGAGGTCAACTACCTGAATGCGATGGGCCGTCTGGCCGAGGCCGAGGGCGAGTCCGAGCTCTGGCGCGACCTGCGCATGAAGCTGTTCATCGATCCCGCCGAGCTGCAGCGCCTCTACGGGGAGAGCCCGGTGTGGCTGCAACAGCTCATGGACGCCTGGGCGGACGGGCTCAACTACTACCTGCACACCCATCCGGACGTGCAGCCGCGCGTGCTGACGCGCTTCGAGCCGTGGATGGCGCTCTCCTTCACCGAGGGCAGCATCGGCGGGGACATCGAGCGCGTCTCGCTGGGGGACCTGGAGCGCTTCTACGGCGAGGGTGCGGGGGTGCCCGCCACCGCCGGGACCGCCAGCGGTGACGGTCCCGATGACGGCTTCCCCGCCGAGCCCACCGGCTCCAACGGGTTCGCGATCGCGCCCTCCAACTCCGCCAGCGGCAACGCCCTGCTCTGGATCAACCCGCACACGTCCTTCTACTTCCGCGCTGAGCTGCAGATGACCAGCGCGGAAGGCGTCAACGCCTACGGCGCGGTGACCTGGGGCCAGTTCTTCGTCTATCAGGGCTTCAACGAGACGGCCGGATGGATGCACACGTCCAGCGGGGCGGACGCGATCGACGAGTTCGCCGAGACGATCGTCGAGCGCGACGGGGAGCGCTTCTACGTGGTGGGTGACGAGGAACGGCCCCTGCGCACGACGGAGCTGACCGTGCCGTACCGGGACGGGACCGGTCTGACCGAGCGCACGTTCACGGTCTACCACACCCACCGGGGTCCCGTCATCCGCGAGGAGGACGGGAAGTGGATCAGCATCGGCCTGATGAACGACCCCGTGCAGGCGTTGACCCAGTCGTGGAGCCGCACCAAGGCCCGCAACTTCGACGAGTTCAAGGAGACGATGCAACTCCACACCAACTCGTCGAACAACACCGTCTTCGCGGACGCGGAAGGCAACATCGCGTACTTCCACGCCAACTTCGTCCCGCGTAGGGATCCCCGCTTCGACTGGAACGCGCCGGTGGACGGGAGCGATCCCGCCACGGAGTGGCAGGGCCTGCACTCGGTGGACGAGTCGCCCCTGGTGTTGAACCCCCCGAACGGCTGGATCCAGAACACGAACAACTGGCCGTTCTCGGCGGCGGGGCCCAACAGCCCGCGCCAGGAGGACTTCCCGGCCTACATGGAGACCTTTCCGGAGAACCCGCGCGGGATCAACGCCGTACGCGTGCTGCAGGGCAAGACCGACTTCACCCTGGAGTCGCTGCGCGACGCCGCGTTCGATCCGTTCCTGCCCGCGTTCGTGGATCTGATCCCACCGCTGGTCCGGGCCTGGGAGCGCCTTCCGACCTCGGACCCGCTCAAGGACCGTCTCGAAGGCCCCATCGACGCCCTGCGCGACTGGGACCTGACCTGGAGCGTGGAATCCGTGCCTACGTCGCTGGCGGTGTTCTGGGGCGAGGAGCTCTGGAGCCGGATCGGCCGCGACGCGCGTGCAGCCGGGATGTCGCAGTACGACTACATGGCGCGCCGCGCGTCGGACCGTGAGCGCCTGGAGGCCCTGGCCACGGTCGTGGAGCAGCTGGAGACCGACTTCGGCGCGTGGGCCACACCCTGGGGCGACATCAACCGCTTCCAGCGCCTGACGGGAGACATCGTGCAGCCGTTCGACGACAGCCAGCCCAGCATCCCGGTGGGCTTCACGTCGTCCCGCTGGGGCTCGCTCGCCGCGTACGGCGTCGCCAACTACGGCGACACGAAGAAGATCTACGGAACGCGCGGCAACAGCTTCGTGGCCGGCGTCGAGTTCGGCGATTCGGTGCGGGCGATCGCCATCACCGCCGGGGGGCAGAGCGGCGATCCCGCCTCTCCCCATTTCGACGACCAGGCGGAGCGCTACACCACCGGCGACCTGCGCACCGTCTACTTCTACCCGAACCAGCTGGACGGCCACACCGAGCGCGAGTACCGGCCCGGCAGCTGA
- a CDS encoding M6 family metalloprotease domain-containing protein has translation MGALLALGTVLTWCAAPGNAAAQALPPFVLHVEPFTPPGGPALPEGVRVPTGLARAPALTAAIPRTGTARLPVILARFADSPAPPVTQDEIDQALFTGPASSTLSGFYAAASGGRLTVEGTVTPWVDTEMTVLEASGSVDGHGWITPETRTWVAQAVAAADPFIDFRTFDEDGNGLIEIAVQYPDVAGSCGGPAIWPHIGGFPNGALPTQDIASNGEPIRVQLYIAQSAVDCTGATAQVANVIAHEFGHTIGLPDLYAATPGVGREGRYWNVGCFDLMSAGAWGCGTGPQVPRFGPVYFTSFLRDLVGWQPLVTVGLVRDVEYILDPISRDGTGLRIPLDLAGDESLIVEYRDRSGFDAALPDQGILVLHRDENAQLLPPSDPPLTRYHTVEADGDAALRRLEAEGGNRGVAADLFARGGSVARLDNTTVPSTRTHRGVPTTVTLHEMWIADGQAHVVLSTAREARLQDGNAPVVLRQDAGVVARYRIAGGALPYSVGVEGALPPGVTWSATGDHVDLGGTADAPGLWRVAVGILDALGTQVVDSLELIVDPPLVLARIVDALTGTGSLPDGEADHLDLTGNGDGTLDVGDLRAWWQRTGG, from the coding sequence GTGGGCGCGCTCCTGGCGCTCGGAACCGTCCTGACCTGGTGCGCTGCGCCCGGGAACGCCGCGGCCCAGGCGCTCCCGCCGTTCGTGCTCCACGTCGAGCCGTTCACGCCGCCGGGTGGCCCCGCCCTGCCCGAGGGTGTGCGCGTGCCGACGGGACTCGCGCGCGCCCCGGCCCTCACCGCCGCGATCCCACGGACCGGCACGGCCCGTCTGCCGGTGATCCTGGCGCGCTTCGCGGACTCGCCTGCGCCGCCGGTGACGCAGGACGAGATCGACCAGGCCCTGTTCACCGGACCGGCATCGAGCACGCTCAGCGGGTTCTATGCGGCCGCCTCCGGCGGACGCCTGACCGTGGAGGGAACGGTCACCCCGTGGGTGGACACGGAGATGACGGTGCTGGAGGCGTCGGGCAGCGTGGACGGGCACGGATGGATCACACCGGAGACCCGCACGTGGGTGGCCCAGGCCGTCGCGGCCGCGGACCCCTTCATCGACTTCCGGACCTTCGACGAGGACGGGAACGGCCTGATCGAGATCGCCGTGCAGTACCCGGACGTGGCCGGGAGCTGTGGCGGCCCCGCCATCTGGCCCCACATCGGGGGATTCCCCAATGGCGCGCTGCCCACGCAGGACATCGCCTCCAACGGGGAGCCCATCCGCGTGCAGCTCTACATCGCGCAGAGCGCGGTGGACTGCACGGGCGCCACCGCGCAGGTGGCCAACGTCATCGCGCACGAGTTCGGGCACACCATCGGGCTGCCGGACCTGTACGCCGCCACGCCCGGGGTGGGGCGTGAGGGCCGCTACTGGAACGTGGGCTGCTTCGACCTCATGTCGGCGGGTGCGTGGGGCTGTGGCACCGGGCCGCAGGTGCCGCGCTTCGGGCCGGTCTACTTCACGTCCTTCCTGCGGGATCTGGTGGGCTGGCAGCCGCTCGTGACGGTAGGCCTGGTGCGCGACGTGGAGTACATCCTCGATCCCATCAGCCGGGATGGAACCGGCCTGCGCATCCCGTTGGACCTCGCCGGCGACGAGTCCTTGATCGTCGAGTACCGGGACCGCAGTGGCTTCGATGCCGCGCTGCCCGACCAAGGGATCCTGGTCCTGCACCGGGACGAGAACGCGCAGCTCCTGCCCCCCAGCGATCCCCCGCTGACGCGCTACCACACCGTCGAGGCGGACGGGGACGCCGCACTCCGGCGTCTGGAGGCGGAGGGGGGCAACCGGGGCGTGGCCGCAGACCTCTTCGCGCGCGGGGGCAGCGTGGCGCGACTCGACAACACCACCGTGCCGTCCACCCGCACGCACCGGGGCGTGCCCACCACCGTGACGCTCCACGAGATGTGGATCGCGGACGGCCAGGCCCATGTGGTCCTGTCCACCGCGCGCGAGGCCCGCCTGCAGGACGGCAACGCGCCGGTGGTCCTGCGGCAGGACGCAGGCGTCGTGGCCCGCTACCGGATCGCGGGCGGCGCGCTGCCGTACAGCGTGGGTGTGGAGGGCGCGCTACCGCCCGGCGTGACGTGGTCCGCCACCGGCGACCACGTCGACCTGGGCGGGACCGCGGACGCGCCCGGCCTGTGGCGGGTCGCGGTCGGGATCCTGGACGCACTCGGCACCCAGGTCGTGGATTCGCTGGAGCTGATCGTGGATCCGCCGCTGGTGTTGGCGCGCATCGTGGACGCGCTCACCGGAACCGGCTCGCTGCCGGACGGCGAAGCGGACCACCTGGACCTCACCGGCAACGGAGATGGCACGCTGGACGTCGGGGACCTGCGCGCGTGGTGGCAGCGCACAGGGGGATAG